A window of Prolixibacter sp. SD074 contains these coding sequences:
- a CDS encoding aldose epimerase family protein, translating into MKLTKYLLAVATVGFLLGGCSQEKKSTTTCGHLDAKSFQKTVNGRKTNLYFLHNGDLAAAITNYGGRIVSLCAPDRNGQKADVVLGFDNIDSYIQSHEPFYGALIGRVGNRIAKGRFTLDGVTYTLPLNNGVNHLHGGPGGFHNEVWSAKSKTDSSLVLDYFSKDGEMGYPGNLNVEVTYTLTRNNALRIDYRATTDKATPVNLTNHAFYNLAGEGSGTINNQLLTINADYYTPVDSTMIPLGKNEPVEGTPFDFRKAKPIGQDLSKQATNEQLKNGKGYDHNFVLNKTKEGEMSWAATVFDPTSGRKMEIFTEEPGLQFYGGNFMDGSDIGKSGKHYNYREAFALETQHFPDSPNHPDFPSIILRPGEVYHTSSIYRFSVE; encoded by the coding sequence ATGAAACTAACGAAATACCTTTTAGCAGTAGCGACAGTAGGATTTTTACTGGGAGGCTGCAGTCAGGAGAAAAAAAGTACGACGACTTGTGGTCATCTGGATGCCAAAAGTTTTCAAAAAACGGTAAATGGCCGTAAAACAAACCTTTATTTTCTGCATAACGGCGATTTGGCGGCTGCCATTACCAATTATGGCGGCCGTATTGTGAGTTTATGCGCTCCGGACCGGAATGGGCAAAAAGCTGATGTTGTATTAGGTTTCGATAATATTGACAGTTATATCCAGTCGCACGAACCTTTTTACGGAGCTTTGATTGGCCGGGTTGGGAACCGGATTGCCAAAGGGAGGTTTACCCTTGATGGGGTGACATATACACTGCCGCTGAATAACGGTGTGAATCATCTTCACGGAGGCCCGGGAGGTTTTCACAATGAAGTATGGAGCGCAAAATCGAAAACAGACAGTTCGCTGGTGCTTGACTACTTTTCGAAAGACGGGGAAATGGGGTACCCGGGCAACCTGAACGTAGAAGTAACCTACACCCTGACGAGAAATAATGCCTTGCGCATTGACTATCGGGCTACCACGGATAAAGCAACACCCGTGAATTTGACCAATCATGCTTTCTATAACCTGGCAGGAGAAGGCAGTGGAACGATCAATAACCAGTTGCTCACCATCAACGCTGACTATTATACTCCGGTGGATTCAACAATGATACCGTTGGGAAAAAATGAGCCGGTTGAAGGTACCCCATTCGATTTCCGGAAGGCGAAGCCCATCGGTCAGGACCTGTCGAAACAGGCTACAAACGAGCAATTGAAGAACGGCAAGGGATACGATCACAATTTTGTGTTGAATAAGACAAAAGAGGGGGAAATGAGCTGGGCAGCAACAGTTTTCGATCCAACGAGCGGAAGAAAGATGGAAATATTTACCGAAGAGCCCGGTCTGCAATTCTACGGTGGTAACTTCATGGACGGAAGCGATATTGGAAAATCAGGCAAACATTATAATTATCGGGAAGCGTTCGCTCTGGAAACACAACATTTCCCGGATTCTCCAAATCATCCTGATTTTCCCTCTATTATTCTGCGTCCGGGAGAGGTTTACCACACTTCATCGATTTATCGGTTTAGTGTGGAGTGA
- a CDS encoding DNA-binding transcriptional activator has product MRLYAFVFLLSVLLPLNESLLGGLKFHGGEKPIDQRTSYNVFGANSVSFSNKFDIEFNISLYPTTKIGYIIRIKNKKSNRIYNLHYDAQGDDYKFEFNEEGKDNLINASFDRKELINLHWFKMKLSFDLVNDSINLTIHNRKFEIGNVDLPNTYYPIVLFGKSDYIIDVPSFAIKELSIGNDEKYIFPLKESEGSIVYDKKGKAIGKVINPEWLINDSYHWRYKTSFKSKSVAGTNYNPRKKEFYYFNDDSIYIYNVRSGETEVKVFDKICPVKLILGTNFIDVKNDKLYSYEVYYEGPYDGSTVASLDLNTYKWTPETYEQLPTQLHHHGSFFDPDKKQYTIFGGFGSMHYSKNFVTYDIENKEWKTRNRFSGDFLSPRYFSSVGYLKEKNSVYIFGGMGNESGQQTVGRRYYYDLYKVDLNTNKITKCWQIPWNKDNVVPVRGMIVLNDSCFYTLCYPEHFSNSYLKLYRFSLIDGSNDVLGDSIPIHSDKITTNANLYYDDQLNNLYATVQEFDDDIASDLKIYSLAFPPITADEIKSYSKRGMNTAAIWIIILAGTSILGIVYLVYRKLRQHREASEAELAILHDDGKAKTITKPNSIYLFGDFMVRNRNNKDITYMFSAKLKQVFCLILQYSAEGGITSRRLSNILWPDRPAGNVKNSRGVTINNLRKALGELDGIELSYEKGCFKIVQTNEFYCDYIRCLELISDHDFEESREELIEIITRGKFLKLSDHELYDSFKEKMEQKLEPILLLEIEKSFHAKAYQTTIDLAEALFGIDPLNDTVLSYQIKAMQRLKMTDEATIKYQAFVIEYKNIMGTDFPHSLRSLS; this is encoded by the coding sequence ATGAGGCTGTATGCGTTTGTATTTTTGCTATCGGTACTCCTGCCGTTGAATGAATCGTTGTTGGGAGGATTAAAGTTTCATGGTGGCGAAAAACCAATAGATCAACGGACATCATACAATGTTTTTGGAGCGAATAGTGTAAGTTTCTCGAATAAGTTCGATATTGAATTTAATATCTCGCTTTACCCGACCACCAAAATTGGCTACATTATCCGAATTAAAAACAAAAAAAGTAACCGAATCTATAACCTGCATTACGATGCGCAGGGAGATGACTATAAATTTGAGTTTAACGAAGAAGGAAAAGATAACCTTATCAATGCCAGTTTTGATCGAAAAGAGTTAATTAACCTTCACTGGTTTAAAATGAAGCTTTCTTTCGATTTGGTAAACGACTCCATAAATTTGACCATCCATAACCGGAAATTTGAAATTGGTAATGTTGACCTTCCGAATACTTATTACCCCATCGTTCTTTTCGGGAAAAGCGATTATATTATTGATGTCCCTTCTTTTGCCATAAAAGAATTATCCATTGGCAATGACGAAAAATACATCTTCCCGTTAAAAGAAAGTGAAGGTTCAATCGTTTACGACAAAAAGGGCAAGGCAATCGGGAAAGTGATCAATCCCGAATGGCTGATCAACGACTCCTATCATTGGAGATATAAGACTTCGTTTAAATCAAAATCGGTAGCGGGCACCAATTACAATCCCAGGAAGAAGGAATTTTATTATTTCAACGACGATTCGATATATATTTATAATGTAAGGTCGGGCGAAACAGAAGTAAAAGTTTTTGATAAGATATGTCCGGTAAAACTCATCCTTGGCACGAACTTCATTGATGTAAAAAACGACAAGCTGTATTCTTACGAAGTTTATTATGAAGGCCCATACGATGGATCGACCGTTGCCAGCCTCGACCTAAACACTTATAAATGGACACCGGAAACGTATGAACAGCTTCCAACGCAATTACACCATCACGGTTCTTTTTTCGATCCGGATAAAAAACAATACACCATTTTCGGTGGATTTGGAAGTATGCACTACAGCAAAAACTTTGTCACGTACGATATTGAAAACAAAGAATGGAAAACCCGGAATCGTTTTTCGGGAGACTTCCTGTCACCACGTTATTTCTCTTCCGTTGGTTATTTAAAAGAAAAGAATTCCGTTTACATCTTTGGAGGGATGGGAAACGAATCCGGCCAACAAACCGTTGGCAGGAGATATTACTATGATCTCTACAAGGTCGATCTCAACACAAATAAAATTACCAAATGTTGGCAGATACCATGGAACAAAGATAATGTCGTTCCCGTTCGGGGCATGATTGTTTTAAACGATTCGTGTTTCTATACTTTGTGTTACCCGGAACATTTCTCAAACTCGTATCTGAAATTATATCGTTTTTCGTTGATAGACGGGAGCAATGATGTACTGGGGGACTCCATCCCGATACATTCCGATAAAATTACGACCAATGCAAATTTATACTACGACGACCAACTGAACAACCTGTATGCAACGGTACAGGAATTTGACGATGACATTGCTTCCGACCTGAAAATCTATTCACTCGCCTTTCCCCCTATTACCGCAGACGAAATAAAAAGCTATTCAAAGAGAGGGATGAACACTGCTGCAATATGGATTATTATTCTTGCCGGCACTTCTATTTTGGGTATTGTATATCTCGTGTATAGAAAACTTAGGCAGCATCGGGAGGCGAGCGAAGCTGAACTTGCCATTTTACATGATGATGGAAAAGCAAAAACAATAACAAAACCCAATTCAATCTATTTGTTTGGTGACTTTATGGTCCGCAACAGGAATAATAAGGATATTACTTACATGTTCAGTGCCAAACTGAAGCAAGTCTTCTGTTTGATTTTGCAATATAGCGCTGAAGGCGGAATTACCTCTCGACGTTTAAGCAACATTTTGTGGCCGGACCGTCCTGCTGGAAACGTAAAAAACTCAAGGGGAGTTACCATTAACAACCTGCGGAAAGCACTGGGTGAACTTGATGGGATTGAATTGTCCTACGAAAAAGGTTGTTTCAAAATCGTCCAAACAAACGAATTCTATTGCGATTATATTCGGTGTCTCGAACTCATTTCGGACCATGATTTTGAAGAATCAAGGGAAGAACTGATTGAAATTATTACCCGTGGCAAATTCCTAAAGCTTTCTGATCATGAACTCTATGATTCATTTAAAGAGAAAATGGAACAGAAGCTGGAACCCATCCTTCTTCTCGAAATTGAAAAGTCGTTTCATGCAAAAGCGTACCAAACAACGATTGATCTTGCCGAGGCATTGTTCGGCATTGATCCGCTAAATGACACCGTACTAAGCTACCAGATAAAAGCGATGCAAAGACTCAAGATGACTGACGAAGCCACGATAAAATACCAGGCTTTTGTCATTGAATATAAAAACATCATGGGAACCGACTTCCCACATTCATTAAGGTCTTTGAGTTAA